One window from the genome of Dasypus novemcinctus isolate mDasNov1 chromosome 26, mDasNov1.1.hap2, whole genome shotgun sequence encodes:
- the AMIGO3 gene encoding amphoterin-induced protein 3, whose protein sequence is MAWRPLLAALLCVPSAGRGAPDSPAEGPPPAPRNCPLKCVCAADLLSCAGLGLREVPAALPASAADLDLSHNALRRLRPGWLAPLPRLRVLRLGHNELGALGRGLFANASGLRQLDLSSNALRVLGRHDLDGLGALEKLLLFNNRLAHLDEHAFHGLGALSHLYLGCNELEAFSFDHLHGLGTAHLRTLDLSSNRLGHIPVPELAALPSFLKNGLYLHDNPLPCDCRLYHLLKRWHQRGLGAVCDFVREYTCLAFKVPASRVRFFEHSHILGNCSAAPARGLEPPEEQLHAQVGRSLRLHCNASAPALRVAWVSPQQELLVAPSSQDGSIAVLADGSLAIEAVQPRHAGVFVCLATGPRLHHHQTHEYNVSVHFPHPEPEAFNTGFTTLLGCAVGLVLVLLYLFAPPCRGCCRCCHRPCRCRRWPRAPSPLQELSAQSSVLSTTPPDAPSRKASVHKHVVFLEPGRRGLNGRVQLAVAEDFDLCNPGGLRLQASSESTSSTGSEGPAMT, encoded by the coding sequence ATGGCCTGGCGGCCGCTGCTGGCAGCGCTGCTGTGCGTGCCGAGCGCTGGGCGCGGCGCCCCGGACTCCCCCGCGGAGGggccgccccccgcgccccgcaaCTGCCCCCTCAAATGCGTCTGCGCTGCCGACCTGCTGAGCTGCGCGGGCCTCGGGCTGCGGGAAGTGCCGGCCGCGCTCCCCGCTTCGGCTGCGGACCTTGACCTGAGCCACAACGCGCTCCGCCGCCTGCGCCCCGGCTGGCTGGCGCCCCTGCCCCGGCTGCGCGTGCTGCGCCTGGGCCACAACGAGCTGGGCGCGCTGGGTCGCGGCCTCTTCGCGAACGCCAGCGGCCTGCGGCAGCTCGACCTCTCATCGAACGCGCTGCGAGTGCTGGGCCGCCACGACCTCGACGGGCTGGGGGCGCTCGAGAAGCTGCTGCTGTTCAACAACCGCCTGGCGCACCTGGACGAGCACGCCTTTCACGGCCTGGGCGCGCTCAGCCACCTCTACCTGGGCTGCAATGAGCTGGAGGCCTTCTCTTTCGACCACCTGCACGGGCTGGGCACGGCCCACCTGCGTACCCTGGACCTGTCCTCCAACCGGCTGGGGCACATCCCCGTGCCTGAGCTGGCCGCGCTGCCCTCCTTCCTCAAGAACGGCCTCTACTTGCACGACAACCCATTGCCCTGCGACTGCCGCCTCTACCACCTGCTGAAGCGCTGGCACCAGCGGGGCCTTGGCGCCGTGTGCGACTTCGTGCGCGAGTACACGTGTCTGGCCTTCAAGGTACCAGCCTCCCGCGTGCGCTTCTTCGAGCACAGCCACATCTTGGGAAACTGCTCGGCAGCACCAGCGCGGGGCCTGGAGCCACCAGAGGAGCAGCTGCACGCCCAGGTGGGCCGGTCCCTTCGGCTGCACTGCAACGCTAGTGCCCCAGCCTTGCGTGTCGCCTGGGTCTCCCCACAGCAGGAGCTGCTGGTGGCCCCGAGCTCCCAGGATGGCAGCATCGCGGTGCTGGCCGACGGCAGCCTGGCCATCGAGGCCGTGCAGCCAAGGCACGCGGGCGTCTTTGTGTGCCTGGCCACCGGGCCCCGCCTGCACCACCACCAGACGCACGAGTACAACGTGAGCGTGCACTTCCCGCACCCCGAGCCCGAGGCCTTCAACACGGGCTTCACCACGCTGCTGGGCTGCGCCGTGGGCCTGGTGCTCGTGCTGCTCTACCTGTTCGCGCCGCCCTGCAGGGGCTGCTGCCGCTGCTGCCACCGTCCCTGCCGCTGCCGCCGCTGGCCCCGAGCACCCAGCCCGCTCCAGGAGCTGAGCGCCCAGTCCTCCGTGCTCAGCACCACGCCACCGGACGCGCCCAGCCGCAAGGCCAGCGTCCACAAACACGTGGTCTTTCTGGAGCCAGGCAGGAGAGGCCTCAATGGCCGCGTGCAGCTGGCCGTCGCCGAGGACTTCGACCTCTGCAACCCCGGGGGCCTGCGGCTCCAGGCCAGCTCAGAGTCCACCAGCTCCACGGGCTCCGAGGGCCCCGCGATGACCTAG
- the GMPPB gene encoding mannose-1-phosphate guanylyltransferase catalytic subunit beta, whose protein sequence is MKALILVGGYGTRLRPLTLSTPKPLVDFCNKPILLHQVEALAAAGVDHVILAVSYMSQMLEKEMKAQEQRLGIRISMSHEEEPLGTAGPLALARDLLSETADPFFVLNSDVICDFPFQAMVQFHRHHGQEGTILVTKVEEPSKYGVVVCEADTGRIHRFVEKPQVFVSNKINAGMYILSPAVLQRIQLQPTSIEKEVFPVMAKEGQLYAMELQGFWMDIGQPKDFLTGMCLFLQSLRQKQPERLCSGPGIVGNVLVDPSAHIGQNCSIGPNVSLGPGVVVEDGVCIRRCTVLRGAHIRSHSWLESCIVGWRCRVGQWVRMENVTVLGEDVIVNDELYLNGASVLPHKSIGESVPEPRIIM, encoded by the exons ATGAAGGCGCTGATCTTGGTGGGCGGCTATGGTACGCGGCTGCGGCCGCTGACGCTGAGTACCCCGAAGCCTCTGGTGGATTTCTGCAACAAgcccatcttgctgcaccaagtGGAGGCGCTGGCCGCG GCAGGCGTGGACCACGTGATCCTGGCCGTGAGCTACATGTCTCAGATGCTGGAAAAGGAAATGAAGGCGCAGGAGCAGAGG CTGGGAATTCGCATCTCCATGTCCCATGAAGAAGAGCCTTTGGGGACAG CTGGGCCCCTGGCGCTGGCCCGTGACCTGCTCTCTGAGACTGCAGACCCCTTCTTTGTTCTCAACAGTGATGTGATCTGCGATTTCCCCTTCCAAGCCATGGTGCAGTTCCACCGGCACCACGGCCAGGAGGGGACCATTCTG GTGACCAAAGTGGAGGAACCTTCCAAGTACGGCGTGGTGGTGTGCGAGGCTGACACAGGCCGCATTCACCGGTTCGTGGAGAAGCCACAGGTGTTTGTGTCCAACAAGATCAACGCAGGCATGTACATCCTGAGCCCTGCGGTGCTGCAGCGCATCCAG CTGCAGCCTACCTCCATCGAGAAGGAGGTCTTCCCTGTCATGGCCAAGGAGGGGCAGCTCTATGCCATGGAGCTGCAGG GGTTCTGGATGGACATTGGGCAGCCCAAGGATTTCCTCACTGGCATGTGCCTCTTCTTGCAGTCACTGCGACAGAAGCAGCCTGAGCGTCTCTGCTCTGGCCCTGGCATTGTGGGCAACGTGCTCGTG GACCCAAGTGCCCACATTGGCCAGAACTGCAGCATTGGACCCAACGTGAGCCTGGGCCCCGGCGTGGTGGTGGAGGACGGCGTGTGCATCCGGCGGTGCACGGTGCTACGGGGCGCCCACATCCGCTCCCACTCCTGGCTTGAGTCCTGCATTGTTGGCTGGCGCTGCCGTGTGGGCCAGTGG GTTCGCATGGAGAATGTGACGGTGCTGGGTGAGGACGTCATAGTTAATGACGAGCTCTACCTCAACGGGGCCAGCGTGCTGCCCCACAAGTCTATTGGCGAGTCGGTGCCGGAGCCTCGCATCATCATGTGA